A window of Campylobacter ureolyticus contains these coding sequences:
- a CDS encoding lysophospholipid acyltransferase family protein yields MAKSSLKLFFIKWIAYLVIWIIYLTCKKKFTPTNLPSKPCVVVFWHGRLAMMSFAYRHWWSKAFNKKKQGKVIISDHKDGEIITQIISKFGIGAIRGSSSKGGARALINAFKEIRNGIDVIITPDGPRGPKYSVADGAVIIAQKQHLEIYALNYEASRFWQFKSWDEMILPKPFSTIYYSLSKPFSVENLELDAAKEKIKNELFKLAGK; encoded by the coding sequence ATGGCGAAATCATCTCTTAAGCTTTTTTTTATTAAATGGATAGCTTATCTTGTTATTTGGATAATCTATCTAACTTGCAAAAAAAAATTTACTCCTACAAATTTGCCCTCAAAACCTTGCGTAGTTGTTTTTTGGCATGGAAGACTTGCTATGATGAGCTTTGCTTATAGGCATTGGTGGAGTAAAGCCTTTAATAAAAAAAAGCAAGGCAAAGTTATCATTTCAGATCATAAAGATGGTGAGATTATCACTCAAATAATATCAAAATTTGGAATTGGTGCTATTAGAGGAAGTAGTTCAAAAGGCGGGGCAAGAGCTTTAATAAATGCTTTTAAAGAGATAAGAAATGGAATTGATGTTATCATAACTCCAGATGGACCAAGAGGTCCAAAATACAGTGTTGCCGATGGCGCGGTCATTATAGCTCAAAAACAGCACCTTGAAATTTATGCCCTTAATTATGAAGCTAGTAGATTTTGGCAGTTTAAAAGCTGGGATGAGATGATACTTCCAAAACCGTTTTCAACTATATATTATAGTCTAAGCAAGCCTTTTAGCGTAGAAAATTTAGAACTTGATGCGGCAAAAGAAAAGATTAAAAATGAGCTTTTTAAGCTAGCTGGAAAGTAA
- the miaB gene encoding tRNA (N6-isopentenyl adenosine(37)-C2)-methylthiotransferase MiaB encodes MSKLLFIQTLGCAMNVRDSEHIIAELKKEDDYILTDDISKADLILINTCSVREKPVHKLFSEVGGYEKVKKDGAKIGVLGCTASHLGKEIFKRAPYVDFVLGARNTSKITKAINSPKFISTDINYDDSGYAFGEFRSSPYKAYINIMIGCDKKCTYCIVPQTRGDEISIPLNLILNEIEKVANNGTKEVFLLGQNVNNYGKRFSSFHEKIDFGDLLVKISEFKGIERIRFTSPHPLHMDDKFLDVFTNNDKICKSMHMPLQSGSSAILKAMKRGYTKEWFLNRALKLRKMCPEVNISTDIIVAYPGESDADFNDTMEVVNEVKFEQIFSFKFSPRPLTPAANLPLIDDEIASKRLTFLQNRQNEILDKIMQNQVGKTFDVYFEELRPNMQVSGRSFSNFNVLANGTEELLGKTKKVLIKSAKRMALDGEIIS; translated from the coding sequence TTGAGTAAATTACTCTTTATTCAAACTCTAGGTTGTGCGATGAATGTCAGAGACTCTGAACATATCATCGCAGAACTTAAAAAAGAAGATGATTATATTTTAACAGATGATATCTCAAAAGCGGACTTAATACTTATAAATACTTGCTCAGTTAGAGAAAAGCCTGTTCATAAGCTTTTTAGCGAAGTTGGAGGATATGAAAAAGTAAAAAAAGATGGAGCTAAAATTGGAGTTTTAGGCTGTACTGCAAGTCACTTAGGCAAAGAAATTTTTAAAAGAGCTCCGTATGTTGATTTTGTTTTAGGAGCTAGAAATACATCCAAAATTACAAAAGCTATAAATTCTCCAAAATTTATAAGCACAGATATTAATTATGATGATAGCGGGTATGCCTTTGGTGAGTTTAGAAGTAGTCCTTATAAAGCTTACATTAATATAATGATAGGATGTGATAAAAAATGCACCTATTGCATCGTTCCACAAACTAGAGGCGATGAAATTTCAATACCTTTAAATTTAATCTTAAATGAGATAGAAAAAGTTGCAAACAATGGCACAAAAGAGGTATTTTTACTTGGACAAAATGTAAATAATTATGGAAAAAGATTTTCAAGCTTTCATGAAAAGATTGATTTTGGTGATTTGTTAGTAAAAATTAGCGAATTTAAGGGAATTGAGAGAATTCGCTTTACAAGCCCACATCCACTTCACATGGATGATAAATTTTTAGATGTTTTTACAAATAATGATAAAATATGCAAGTCAATGCACATGCCTTTACAAAGTGGATCAAGTGCTATTTTAAAGGCGATGAAAAGAGGATATACAAAAGAGTGGTTTTTAAATAGGGCTTTAAAACTAAGAAAAATGTGCCCTGAAGTTAATATAAGCACCGATATAATTGTGGCATATCCTGGTGAAAGCGATGCAGACTTTAATGATACAATGGAAGTTGTAAATGAAGTCAAATTTGAGCAAATTTTTTCATTTAAATTTAGTCCTCGCCCCTTAACTCCAGCTGCTAATTTACCTCTAATTGATGATGAAATAGCTAGCAAAAGACTGACTTTTTTACAAAATAGACAAAATGAAATTTTAGATAAAATAATGCAAAATCAAGTTGGAAAAACATTTGATGTGTATTTTGAAGAGCTTCGCCCAAACATGCAAGTAAGTGGTAGAAGTTTTTCAAATTTTAATGTTTTAGCTAATGGCACGGAAGAGCTTTTAGGTAAAACAAAAAAAGTTTTGATTAAATCTGCTAAAAGAATGGCTTTAGATGGCGAAATCATCTCTTAA
- a CDS encoding DNA polymerase III subunit gamma/tau — protein sequence MYQVLSLKYRPKNFDELIGQEAVSRSLSNALDSKRLANAYLFSGLRGSGKTSSARILAKSMLCKNGPTSHPCEVCDSCKMANENAHIDIIEMDAASRRKIDDIRELIERTKTYPSISRYKVFIIDEVHMLTKEAFNAFLKTLEEPLEHIKFILATTDPLKLPATILSRTQHFRFKPIPQNLVINHLANILNKENITFEDEALKIIARSGEGSLRDSITLLDQSISFTNGSVNAKEVASMLGLVDPVKIDEILNIVLKRDREGVVSILDELSSYEADSIIDQLTLNLKDKFLSKDPKFNVFMYERFFRVLSEAKTMLNMGSDNGFTMAMTLFLMIESMGLKSIDDIMNEVSNKEQDNILKDSKNLEKDKKDLISEIKTTKTPYDEYLANIYDRNYELGECFKRSVKFNDFKDNTLFITSFGDESDSEFLRKSSKVIMEILRKTFNKDSRIKISKLENEQNLQNKDSKTINQNSNTAAESFNKDLSIKKEDNLNKNYYKTQNLENKDLQRNNDSFNNSNLDDEFNKDLANLKKFSKLKNSLNSQNLEEKNKSLLNELKNSNNFKEDKETKNLKELTRLFGDPKVEEN from the coding sequence ATGTATCAAGTTTTATCTTTAAAGTATCGTCCTAAAAATTTTGATGAGCTTATAGGTCAAGAAGCAGTTTCAAGAAGTCTTTCAAATGCACTTGATAGTAAGCGTTTGGCAAATGCTTATCTTTTTAGCGGGCTTAGAGGAAGTGGAAAAACAAGTAGTGCTAGAATTTTAGCAAAATCTATGCTTTGTAAAAATGGTCCTACAAGTCATCCTTGTGAAGTTTGCGATAGTTGTAAAATGGCAAATGAAAACGCTCATATTGACATTATAGAAATGGATGCAGCAAGTAGAAGAAAAATAGACGATATTAGAGAGCTTATTGAGCGCACAAAAACATACCCATCAATTTCACGCTATAAAGTATTTATCATTGATGAGGTACATATGCTTACAAAAGAGGCATTTAATGCGTTTCTAAAGACTTTGGAAGAGCCACTTGAGCATATTAAATTTATTCTTGCTACAACTGATCCATTAAAACTTCCAGCTACGATTTTATCAAGGACTCAGCATTTTAGATTTAAGCCAATTCCTCAAAATTTAGTGATAAATCATCTAGCAAATATTTTAAATAAAGAAAATATCACTTTTGAGGATGAGGCTTTGAAAATAATTGCAAGAAGTGGGGAAGGCTCTTTAAGAGATAGTATAACCTTACTTGATCAAAGTATAAGCTTTACAAATGGTAGTGTTAATGCAAAAGAAGTTGCTTCTATGCTTGGGCTTGTAGATCCTGTAAAAATAGATGAAATTCTAAACATTGTCTTAAAAAGAGATAGGGAAGGTGTTGTAAGCATACTTGATGAGCTAAGTAGTTATGAGGCAGATTCGATAATTGATCAGCTTACCTTAAATTTAAAAGATAAATTTTTAAGCAAAGATCCAAAATTTAATGTTTTTATGTACGAGAGGTTTTTTAGAGTTTTAAGTGAAGCTAAAACTATGCTAAACATGGGAAGTGATAATGGATTTACCATGGCCATGACTTTGTTTTTAATGATAGAGTCAATGGGTTTAAAAAGCATAGATGATATTATGAATGAAGTTTCAAACAAAGAACAAGACAATATTTTAAAAGACTCAAAAAATTTAGAAAAAGATAAAAAAGACTTAATATCAGAAATAAAAACAACAAAAACCCCATATGATGAGTATTTGGCAAATATCTATGATAGAAACTATGAGCTTGGTGAATGCTTTAAAAGAAGCGTTAAATTTAATGATTTTAAAGATAATACTTTATTCATAACATCGTTTGGTGATGAGTCTGATAGTGAGTTTTTAAGAAAATCATCAAAAGTTATAATGGAAATTTTAAGAAAAACCTTTAATAAAGATAGTAGAATAAAAATTTCTAAGTTAGAAAATGAGCAAAACTTACAAAATAAAGATTCTAAAACTATAAATCAAAATTCTAATACAGCCGCGGAAAGTTTTAATAAAGATTTGTCTATAAAAAAAGAGGATAATTTAAATAAAAATTATTATAAAACACAAAACTTAGAAAATAAAGACTTGCAGAGGAATAACGATAGCTTTAATAATTCAAACCTTGATGATGAGTTTAATAAAGATCTTGCAAATTTAAAAAAATTTAGTAAATTAAAAAATAGTTTGAACTCGCAAAATTTAGAAGAAAAAAATAAATCTTTATTGAATGAACTAAAAAATTCAAATAACTTTAAAGAAGATAAAGAGACTAAAAATTTAAAAGAGTTAACTAGACTTTTTGGAGATCCTAAGGTTGAGGAAAATTAA
- a CDS encoding major outer membrane protein, which translates to MKLVKLSLIAAMATGIMATTASAAPLDEVIKDVDASGMLRMRYTHDSHKDADKNKDGNGNWNFKSTLNLKTKIDDNFFAVAGIRYNDTDRAESRSGKKINQKGFDLNRAYFGYAVGNTVVQVGRQDVGAFFTDDMFGDGIKVLNSDIEGLTLAALWMDALENDSDIKTFDDEDVSKLIKDSTGKNTTDHNLYGVAALGSYDPVSFQVWYAILEDVTDLFAVEFAFSFDVSDDVNLNAKLQYGFSDFDSSFKRDVPAVDDADFYGAELGTKLFGADLSAGYVDFSTDKDKVSLVSFEDSGKFIKPGEELFDYTLFEGKNHYWFVTAGYTIPDTGLRIGADYLDGKNKVVDEKTDMKEVVGRIEYAHSDKLKFQTWYSHVKQGDDKNDKVRFEAKYSF; encoded by the coding sequence ATGAAACTAGTTAAACTTAGTTTAATCGCCGCAATGGCAACAGGTATTATGGCTACTACTGCTTCAGCTGCTCCACTAGATGAAGTTATTAAAGATGTAGATGCAAGTGGAATGCTAAGAATGAGATATACTCACGATAGTCATAAAGATGCTGATAAAAACAAAGATGGAAATGGTAATTGGAATTTTAAAAGCACTCTTAATCTAAAAACAAAAATTGACGATAACTTCTTTGCAGTTGCAGGCATAAGATACAATGATACTGATAGAGCAGAGTCAAGAAGTGGGAAAAAAATAAATCAGAAAGGATTTGATTTAAATAGAGCATACTTTGGATATGCGGTAGGCAATACTGTTGTTCAAGTTGGTCGTCAAGATGTTGGAGCATTCTTCACAGATGATATGTTTGGTGATGGTATAAAAGTTCTAAATAGCGATATTGAGGGCTTAACTCTTGCTGCTTTATGGATGGATGCTTTGGAAAATGATAGTGATATTAAAACATTTGATGATGAAGACGTTAGTAAACTAATAAAAGATAGCACTGGAAAAAATACAACTGATCACAATCTTTATGGTGTTGCAGCTCTTGGTAGTTATGACCCAGTAAGTTTCCAGGTATGGTATGCTATACTTGAAGATGTAACTGATCTTTTTGCGGTTGAATTTGCTTTCTCATTTGATGTTAGTGATGATGTAAATCTTAATGCAAAATTACAATATGGTTTCTCTGATTTTGATAGCTCTTTCAAAAGAGATGTACCTGCTGTTGATGATGCGGATTTTTATGGTGCTGAGCTTGGAACAAAACTATTTGGTGCAGATTTATCAGCTGGATATGTTGATTTCTCAACAGATAAAGATAAAGTATCTTTAGTATCTTTTGAAGATAGTGGTAAATTTATAAAACCAGGTGAAGAACTATTTGACTATACTCTATTTGAAGGCAAAAATCACTACTGGTTTGTAACAGCTGGATATACTATCCCAGATACTGGCCTAAGAATCGGTGCTGACTATCTTGATGGTAAAAATAAAGTCGTTGACGAAAAAACAGACATGAAAGAGGTTGTTGGTAGAATTGAATACGCTCACTCAGATAAACTTAAATTCCAAACATGGTATTCACATGTAAAACAGGGTGATGATAAAAATGATAAAGTTAGATTTGAGGCTAAATATTCATTCTAA
- the nusA gene encoding transcription termination factor NusA, which produces MEKIGDIIESIANEKNLEIKDVKETVQTAFINTAKRMFGENYEYDAVFNETSKKIDLFQKILIVADSEYKGDSHTVSLSEAKKIDNSAEVGDELSSQIDIENYGRTASANLAKELNYHIEKLLEEKAYEKYSQKVDSLIFGNVVFIDDEETTYIEFDDLRAFMPRKNRIKDEKFKVGDVVRAVIRKVFIDKKRGVRIEISRTSPKFLEALLKSQVPEIQDGSVIVKASARIPGRRAKVALSSISPNIDPIGATVGVKGVRIDAVSKEIKNENIDVIEYSAQPEIMLSRAMAPAIISSVRIDGNKAMVHLNSDQKSKAIGKDGINIRLASMITGLEIQLVENGKQIADDSKDLVKDLKSLFG; this is translated from the coding sequence ATGGAAAAAATAGGCGATATAATCGAATCAATCGCAAATGAAAAAAATTTAGAGATAAAAGATGTAAAAGAAACAGTTCAAACTGCATTTATAAATACAGCTAAAAGAATGTTTGGAGAAAACTACGAATATGACGCTGTTTTTAACGAAACTTCTAAAAAAATAGATCTTTTTCAAAAAATTTTAATAGTAGCAGATAGTGAGTATAAAGGCGACTCACACACTGTTTCATTAAGTGAAGCTAAAAAGATAGATAATAGTGCTGAAGTAGGCGATGAGCTAAGCTCACAAATAGATATAGAAAATTATGGCCGCACTGCATCTGCAAATTTAGCAAAAGAGCTAAATTATCATATAGAAAAGCTTTTAGAAGAAAAAGCTTATGAAAAATATAGTCAAAAAGTAGATAGTTTAATTTTTGGGAATGTTGTTTTTATAGATGATGAGGAAACTACTTATATAGAATTTGATGATTTAAGAGCTTTTATGCCTAGAAAAAACAGAATAAAAGATGAAAAATTTAAAGTAGGTGATGTTGTAAGAGCAGTTATAAGAAAAGTTTTTATAGATAAAAAAAGAGGCGTTAGAATTGAAATTTCAAGAACAAGTCCGAAATTTTTAGAAGCACTTCTAAAATCACAAGTTCCAGAAATTCAAGATGGAAGCGTTATAGTAAAAGCAAGTGCAAGAATTCCAGGACGAAGAGCAAAAGTAGCGCTATCTTCTATCTCTCCAAATATCGATCCAATAGGCGCAACAGTTGGCGTAAAAGGTGTAAGAATAGATGCAGTAAGCAAAGAGATAAAAAATGAAAATATTGATGTTATAGAGTATTCAGCCCAGCCTGAAATAATGCTCTCTCGTGCTATGGCACCTGCGATAATTAGCTCAGTTAGAATAGATGGCAATAAAGCAATGGTTCATTTAAACAGCGATCAAAAAAGTAAAGCTATAGGAAAAGATGGTATTAATATCCGCCTAGCTTCAATGATAACAGGACTCGAAATTCAGCTTGTTGAAAATGGCAAACAAATAGCTGATGATAGCAAAGACCTAGTAAAAGATCTAAAATCACTTTTTGGATAA
- a CDS encoding TOBE domain-containing protein → MKISARNVLKCKVESLTLGAVNEEVVLKLSNGAKITSIITKNSALNLNLKLGDEVFAIIKSSSIMFGLGELKISARNVLNGKIVSIKKGEVNAEVCLDLGDGEIITGIITLNSVKKLDLKVGNEASAVIKSSEVMVGVE, encoded by the coding sequence ATGAAAATTAGTGCTAGAAATGTGCTTAAATGTAAAGTAGAGAGTTTAACTCTTGGAGCTGTTAATGAAGAAGTTGTTTTAAAACTATCAAATGGTGCAAAAATAACATCTATCATCACAAAAAATTCAGCTTTAAATCTAAATCTAAAATTAGGCGATGAAGTTTTTGCCATTATTAAATCTAGCTCGATAATGTTTGGTTTGGGTGAGCTTAAAATCAGTGCTAGAAATGTATTAAATGGAAAAATTGTTTCAATTAAAAAAGGCGAAGTTAATGCAGAGGTTTGCCTTGATTTGGGTGATGGCGAGATAATTACAGGAATTATTACTTTAAACTCAGTTAAAAAACTTGATTTAAAAGTAGGCAATGAGGCAAGTGCTGTTATAAAATCAAGCGAAGTTATGGTTGGTGTGGAGTAA
- a CDS encoding type II secretion system protein → MKKGFTMIELIFVIVILGILAAVAIPRLAATRDDAEISKVASNVATAVSDLTAAYTAHADGFGTRTIDQMTNTTSSGNVQAKGQNCVAITIDNAAGTITVGTPEGCGSDAVVTGLTTALNKSKLIGTHQVGGNSVQF, encoded by the coding sequence ATGAAAAAAGGTTTTACAATGATTGAGTTGATCTTCGTGATCGTAATTTTAGGTATTTTAGCAGCAGTTGCTATCCCAAGACTAGCAGCTACAAGAGATGACGCAGAGATTTCAAAAGTTGCTTCTAATGTTGCAACAGCAGTTAGTGATTTAACAGCAGCATATACAGCACATGCAGATGGATTTGGAACTAGAACAATAGATCAAATGACAAATACAACATCTAGTGGCAATGTTCAAGCAAAAGGTCAAAACTGTGTTGCAATAACAATAGATAATGCTGCTGGAACTATAACAGTAGGAACTCCAGAAGGTTGTGGAAGCGACGCAGTTGTTACTGGCTTAACAACTGCACTTAATAAATCAAAACTTATTGGAACCCATCAAGTTGGTGGTAACTCTGTACAGTTCTAA
- the rho gene encoding transcription termination factor Rho, with amino-acid sequence MENNTNNKKQHTRTHIPVDGHKIEDLRIMDIESLAQMATEMGIENPREFRKQELIFEILKTQTKQGGFILFTGILEITSEGYGFLRGIDANLSDSVNDAYVSLSQIRKFALRVGDIVTGQVREPKDQEKYYALLKIEAINYKTIAEARQRPLFDNLTPLFPTKQLKLEYDAMKLTGRVLDLFTPIGKGQRGLIVAPPKSGKTELMKELAHGIAKNHPEVELLVLLVDERPEEVTDMQRSVKGEVFSSTFDEPAINHVRVSELVIEKAKRAVEMGKDVVILLDSITRLARAYNTVTPSSGKVLSGGVDANALHKPKRFFGAARNIEEGGSLTIVATALIDTGSKMDEVIFEEFKGTGNSEILLDRNISERRIYPAINILKSSTRKEELLQTPDMLQKVWALRSAIGTMDDVEALKFLYSKMLTTKNNEELLSIMNE; translated from the coding sequence ATGGAAAATAATACTAATAATAAAAAACAGCACACGCGAACACATATACCTGTTGATGGGCATAAAATAGAAGATTTAAGGATAATGGATATTGAATCTTTGGCTCAAATGGCAACTGAAATGGGTATAGAAAATCCAAGAGAATTTAGAAAACAAGAACTTATTTTTGAAATTTTAAAAACACAAACAAAGCAGGGTGGGTTTATTTTATTTACTGGAATTTTGGAAATTACAAGTGAAGGATATGGCTTTTTAAGAGGAATTGATGCAAATTTAAGCGATAGCGTAAATGATGCGTATGTAAGCCTTAGCCAAATTAGAAAATTTGCTCTTCGTGTTGGGGATATCGTAACAGGTCAGGTTAGAGAGCCAAAAGATCAAGAGAAATATTATGCACTTCTAAAAATAGAAGCGATAAACTATAAAACAATAGCAGAAGCTAGACAAAGACCACTCTTTGATAACTTAACCCCACTTTTTCCTACAAAGCAGCTCAAACTTGAATATGATGCAATGAAACTAACTGGAAGAGTGCTTGATCTTTTTACTCCAATTGGCAAAGGTCAAAGAGGACTTATAGTAGCTCCTCCAAAAAGTGGTAAAACTGAACTTATGAAAGAACTAGCTCATGGAATTGCTAAAAATCATCCTGAGGTTGAGCTTTTGGTGTTGTTAGTTGATGAAAGACCAGAAGAAGTTACTGATATGCAACGCTCAGTAAAAGGCGAAGTATTTAGCTCAACATTTGATGAACCGGCAATAAATCACGTAAGAGTTAGTGAGCTTGTTATAGAAAAGGCTAAAAGAGCTGTTGAAATGGGAAAAGATGTTGTAATTTTACTTGATAGCATAACTCGTCTTGCAAGAGCTTATAACACAGTTACTCCAAGTAGTGGAAAAGTATTAAGTGGTGGTGTTGATGCAAACGCACTTCACAAACCAAAAAGATTTTTTGGAGCAGCTAGAAACATAGAAGAGGGCGGAAGTCTTACAATAGTAGCAACTGCTTTAATTGATACTGGTTCAAAAATGGATGAGGTTATATTTGAAGAGTTTAAAGGAACTGGAAATAGTGAAATTTTACTTGATAGAAATATAAGCGAAAGAAGAATTTACCCAGCAATTAACATCTTAAAATCAAGCACTAGAAAAGAAGAACTTTTACAAACTCCTGATATGCTTCAAAAAGTTTGGGCTTTGCGTTCAGCAATTGGAACAATGGATGATGTAGAGGCACTTAAATTTCTATATTCAAAAATGCTTACAACTAAAAACAATGAAGAGCTTTTATCTATAATGAATGAGTAA
- a CDS encoding type II toxin-antitoxin system RelE/ParE family toxin, with amino-acid sequence MKYKIIYSKNFKTSFKKLTAQQKDLIINLLEKLAKDETLDKKYKDHQLKGKLKNFRDCHIMPDLVLIYKKDYDILILEAIDIGKHSKLF; translated from the coding sequence ATGAAATATAAAATCATCTACTCTAAAAATTTTAAAACATCTTTTAAAAAATTAACCGCGCAACAAAAAGATTTGATAATAAATTTATTAGAAAAACTAGCAAAAGATGAAACTTTAGATAAAAAATATAAAGACCACCAGTTAAAAGGAAAACTAAAAAATTTTAGAGATTGCCATATAATGCCAGATTTAGTTTTAATATATAAAAAAGATTATGATATTTTGATTTTAGAAGCTATCGATATAGGAAAACATTCAAAATTATTTTAA
- a CDS encoding c-type cytochrome, translating to MKKLLKLSFLACLFISFCEASDETYIFEAKGEFAKELKALVEKHSKDEGVEVNVYNTTPNVGDSRFLGIGINKNIDYSTEQGKKIYDKKCLECHGEKGDRRSYAGAKKLSKMSGKEIYYSFQAYYSDSSHGKAGRVIMQPIAASTSSEELGYIIAYLKGEDDFIFKNKAMENTNISRNPTNQGTYLK from the coding sequence ATGAAAAAACTACTTAAACTTTCATTTTTAGCATGTCTTTTTATCTCTTTTTGTGAAGCAAGTGATGAAACCTATATATTTGAAGCAAAAGGTGAGTTTGCAAAAGAATTAAAAGCTTTAGTTGAAAAACATTCTAAAGATGAAGGCGTTGAAGTTAATGTCTATAATACCACTCCAAATGTTGGCGATAGTAGATTTTTAGGTATTGGGATTAATAAAAACATTGATTATTCCACTGAGCAAGGTAAAAAAATATATGATAAAAAATGCCTTGAATGCCATGGTGAAAAAGGTGATAGAAGATCTTACGCTGGAGCAAAAAAACTATCTAAAATGAGTGGAAAAGAGATTTATTACTCATTTCAAGCATACTATAGTGATTCTAGCCATGGAAAAGCTGGAAGAGTTATAATGCAACCAATCGCTGCCTCAACATCAAGCGAGGAGCTAGGTTATATCATAGCTTATTTAAAAGGCGAGGATGATTTTATATTTAAAAATAAAGCTATGGAAAATACCAATATTTCAAGAAATCCAACAAACCAAGGAACTTATCTAAAATAA
- a CDS encoding HP0268 family nuclease → MELKIARSELSKAPNNISLSDIEKEVAKTGQRIFYFDRENQHKDLIALIEHFKKKNMSAYLRTVKYGLDENEFMYEVHIL, encoded by the coding sequence ATGGAGTTAAAAATAGCAAGAAGCGAGCTAAGCAAAGCTCCTAATAATATATCTTTAAGTGATATTGAAAAAGAAGTCGCCAAAACAGGTCAAAGGATATTTTATTTTGATAGAGAAAACCAACACAAAGACTTAATCGCTTTAATAGAGCATTTTAAGAAAAAAAATATGAGTGCGTATCTAAGAACTGTAAAGTATGGTCTTGATGAGAATGAATTTATGTATGAGGTTCATATACTTTGA
- a CDS encoding SIMPL domain-containing protein — protein MKKVLFLMFVLLNFVLADGFVTVYGNSNLTLSPNRAVLNLDIYSDGGNLLSVKEKNDKITKKTNDLLKEQNISKSSIQIQRAFISSRDKYSKNGEVAGKIYSVSKNARISINDINKTHSLIDALISAGISNINISYENNEIKTYENKALKEALNLAMQKALKLAEASNKELGEIIEVEELGANSQNYFMNAKSLNAADSFGNLDGVISVGASVKVKFNLK, from the coding sequence GTGAAAAAAGTTTTATTTTTAATGTTTGTTTTGTTAAATTTTGTTTTGGCTGATGGTTTTGTAACAGTTTATGGAAACTCAAATTTAACTCTTTCGCCAAATAGAGCAGTTTTAAATTTAGATATCTACTCAGATGGTGGAAATTTGCTAAGTGTAAAAGAAAAAAATGATAAAATCACAAAAAAAACTAATGATTTATTAAAAGAACAAAACATTTCAAAAAGCAGCATTCAAATACAAAGAGCTTTTATAAGCTCACGAGATAAATATAGCAAAAATGGCGAAGTTGCCGGCAAAATTTACTCTGTATCTAAAAATGCAAGAATTAGTATAAATGATATAAATAAAACTCACTCGCTAATAGATGCATTGATAAGTGCAGGAATTTCAAATATCAATATAAGTTATGAAAACAATGAGATAAAAACCTATGAAAATAAAGCTTTAAAAGAAGCTTTAAATTTGGCTATGCAAAAGGCTTTAAAGCTAGCCGAAGCTTCAAATAAAGAATTAGGTGAAATTATAGAAGTTGAAGAGCTTGGTGCAAATTCGCAAAACTATTTTATGAATGCAAAAAGTCTAAATGCTGCTGATAGTTTTGGAAATTTAGATGGTGTAATCTCAGTTGGCGCTAGTGTAAAAGTTAAATTTAACTTAAAGTAA